The Cucumis melo cultivar AY chromosome 5, USDA_Cmelo_AY_1.0, whole genome shotgun sequence genome has a segment encoding these proteins:
- the LOC103491510 gene encoding chaperonin-like RbcX protein 2, chloroplastic produces the protein MVGALFVVGAPVIDSPPPCFSFDSSPVTNMSLRSGGDLVLQRKSKTKSYSTVSKSVDLRSSFVNFGDEWQLSAGGCRQSRRNQRRNRRLVIVNEFAGQYEDSFDDVKMQIQNYFTYKAVKTVLNQLYEMNPTQYRWFYNFVVNHKPGEGKRFIRTLVKEKQDLAERVMITRLHLYNKWVKKCDHAEIYKEISDENLELMRERLMETVIWPSDD, from the exons atggTGGGAGCTTTGTTTGTTGTTGGTGCACCTGTGATCGACTCCCCGCCGCCGTGTTTTTCTTTCGACTCGTCGCCGGTTACCAATATGAGTCTTAGAAGTGGTGGGGATTTGGTTTTGCAAAGGAAATCTAAGACTAAGAGTTATTCAACCGTGTCTAAATCGGTGGATTTGAGAAGTTCGTTTGTTAATTTTGGTGACGAATGGCAGCTCTCGGCCGGTGGTTGCCGTCAGAGTCGGAGGAACCAACGAAGGAATCGGAGGCTTGTTATCGTCAATGAATTTGCAGGGCAGTATGAGGATAGTTTTGATGATGTGAAAATG CAAATACAGAATTATTTCACATACAAAGCTGTGAAGACAGTTTTGAATCAGCTTTATGAGATGAACCCAACACAGTACAGATGGTTTTATAA CTTTGTTGTAAATCACAAGCCTGGGGAAGGGAAGCGTTTCATTCGAACTCTTGTAAAG GAGAAGCAAGATTTGGCTGAGAGGGTGATGATAACAAGGCTTCATCTCTATAACAAATGGGTTAAG AAATGTGATCATGCTGAAATATACAAAGAGATATCTGATGAGAACTTGGAGTTGATGCGAGAGAGGCTAATGGAGACTGTGATATGGCCTTCCGACGACTAG